Proteins encoded within one genomic window of Camelina sativa cultivar DH55 chromosome 19, Cs, whole genome shotgun sequence:
- the LOC104767877 gene encoding 3-oxoacyl-[acyl-carrier-protein] synthase, mitochondrial-like: SSSSSYPSPRRVVVTGLGLVTPLGRGVETTWRRLIGGECGIRGLTLDDLKMKSFDEETKLYTFDQLSSKVAAFVPFGSNPGEFDEALWLNSKAVANFIGYALCAADEALRDAEWLPTEEEEKERTGVSIGGGIGSISDIVEAAQLICEKRLRRLSPFFIPKILVNMASGHVSMKYGFQGPNHAAVTACATGAHSIGDATRMIQFGDADVMVAGGTESSIDALSVAGFSRSRALSTKFNSSPQEASRPFDCDRDGFVIGEGSGVIVLEEYEHAKRRXFFFFFLSFTSPCCLGLVTPLGRGVETTWRRLIGGECGIRGLTLDDLKMKSFDEETKLYTFDQLSSKVAAFVPFGSNPGEFDEALWLNSKAVANFIGYALCAADEALRDAEWLPTEEEEKERTMPMTLQSGLCPNQVDYINAHATSTPIGDAVEARAIKTVFTEHATSGTLAFSSTKGATGHLLGAAGAVEAIFSILAIHHGVAPLTLNVKNPDPIFDQSFLPLTISKEMLVRTAMSNSFGFGGTNASLLFASI; encoded by the exons tcttcttcttcttcttatccttcaCCTCGCCGTGTTGTTGTCACTG GTCTAGGCTTGGTGACTCCACTTGGACGAGGCGTTGAAACAACATGGAGGCGTTTAATTGGTGGAGAATGTGGGATTAGAGGATTGACTCTTGATGATCTCAAGATGAAGTCttttgatgaagagacaaagtTGTATACTTTTGATCAGCTCTCTTCTAAAGTTGCGGCCTTTGTGCCTTTTGGATCAAACCCAGGTGAATTTGATGAAGCCCTTTGGCTAAACTCCAAG GCAGTTGCGAATTTTATCGGATATGCTTTATGTGCCGCTGATGAAGCCTTGAGGGATGCAGAGTGGTTACCAactgaggaggaagaaaaagaaagaaca GGAGTCTCAATTGGTGGTGGAATCGGAAGTATAAGTGACATTGTGGAGGCAGCGCAGCTTATTTGTGAAAAG AGACTACGGCGGCTTAGTCCATTTTTCATcccaaaaatattagtaaacaTGGCATCTGGCCATGTGAGCATGAAGTATGGATTCCAG GGGCCCAACCATGCTGCTGTGACAGCTTGCGCAACTGGTGCACACTCTATAGGTGATGCCACTAGGATGATTCAATTTGGAGATGCAGATGTTATGGTGGCAGGTGGAACTGAGTCCAGCATTGATGCTCTGTCCGTTGCTGGATTCTCTAG ATCAAGAGCTTTGTCAACTAAGTTTAATTCTTCTCCGCAAGAAGCTTCACGGCCTTTTGATTGTGATCGAGATGGTTTTGT GATAGGGGAAGGTTCAGGGGTTATAGTATTGGAG GAATATGAACATGCAAAAAGACGTGNcttcttcttcttcttcttatccttcaCCTCGCCGTGTT GTCTAGGCTTGGTGACTCCACTTGGACGAGGCGTTGAAACAACATGGAGGCGTTTAATTGGTGGAGAATGTGGGATTAGAGGATTGACTCTTGATGATCTCAAGATGAAGTCttttgatgaagagacaaagtTGTATACTTTTGATCAGCTCTCTTCTAAAGTTGCGGCCTTTGTGCCTTTTGGATCAAACCCAGGTGAATTTGATGAAGCCCTTTGGCTAAACTCCAAG GCAGTTGCGAATTTTATCGGATATGCTTTATGTGCCGCTGATGAAGCCTTGAGGGATGCAGAGTGGTTACCAactgaggaggaagaaaaagaaagaaca ATGCCCATGACTTTGCAGTCTGGTCTGTGTCCAAACCAAGTTGATTATATAAACGCACATGCAACATCAACCCcaatag GCGATGCCGTGGAAGCAAGAGCGATCAAGACCGTATTCACTGAACATGCTACTTCAGGCACCTTGGCATTCTCCTCCACCAAG GGGGCAACTGGTCATCTTCTTGGAGCAGCTGGAGCAGTGGAAGCTATTTTCAGTATCCTTGCTATACATCAC GGTGTGGCTCCACTGACTCTGAATGTCAAGAATCCAGATCCCATCTTCGACCAGAGTTTCTTGCCTTTAACCATTTCGAAAGAGATGCTCGTTAGGACAGCAATGTCGAATTCGTTTGGCTTTGGAGGAACAAATGCATCTTTGCTCTTTGCCTCTATCTAA
- the LOC104767878 gene encoding uncharacterized protein LOC104767878, which yields MRKFTNQANLHRPAVTRFATSFITLAQYHKQRKNLRSFVTSEEWNDSKWPKDLGAMNVKKFIMSDRFWHNVLYALKLTGPLVKVLRLVDGEKKPAMGYIYEAMDRAKDVIAKTFNEKEEQYKDAFVIIDKRWDCQLHHPLHADGYFLNPEFQYNLESGVNCEEVMKGLYNVIGRLVSELATQDKIDTELTLFKNVEGLFGIPMAKRQRKLKAPAEWWSSYGGSTPTLRDFAVKVLSLTCSATGCERNWSVFQHLHTKKRNRLAQERLNDLVFVKYNRTLQRLYKLKDTIDPIILEDIDDCNEWLVGRMDEESTVEYDLVFEDDDSTWDVVSKASGANEPNYLTRAKKPSSQSASKAKKGKNTASSSNPPPRSSQRSSTTPLTLIDEDDENEIEEDFTGGDGDTQVAVEDVKYDDEENHRVEF from the coding sequence ATGAGGAAATTCACAAACCAAGCAAATCTACATAGACCAGCAGTTACTCGATTTGCTACATCATTCATCACACTTGCGCAGTATCACAAGCAGAGGAAGAACTTGAGGAGTTTTGTAACTTCTGAAGAATGGAATGATTCAAAGTGGCCAAAAGATTTAGGAGCAATGAATGTGAAGAAGTTTATCATGAGCGACAGATTTTGGCACAACGTGTTGTATGCACTGAAGTTGACAGGGCCTCTAGTTAAGGTTCTTAGGTTGGTTGATGGAGAGAAGAAACCAGCTATGGGGTACATTTATGAAGCCATGGATAGGGCTAAAGATGTCATTGCTAAGACTTTCAATGAGAAGGAAGAACAGTACAAAGATGCATTTGTAATCATTGATAAGCGATGGGATTGTCAACTCCATCATCCTTTGCATGCTGATGGCTACTTTCTGAATCCAGAATTTCAGTATAATCTAGAGTCTGGGGTGAACTGTGAAGAGGTTATGAAAGGTCTCTACAATGTTATTGGAAGGTTGGTTTCTGAACTTGCAACTCAAGATAAGATAGACACAGAGTTGACACTGTTTAAAAATGTTGAAGGACTCTTTGGAATTCCCATGGCGAAAAGACAAAGGAAGTTAAAAGCACCAGCTGAGTGGTGGTCTTCTTATGGAGGATCTACACCAACACTTAGAGACTTTGCTGTAAAGGTTCTTAGTCTCACTTGTAGTGCAACTGGTTGTGAGAGAAACTGGAGTGTGTTTCAACATCTCCATACCAAGAAAAGGAATCGTTTGGCTCAAGAACGGTTGAATGATTTGGTGTTTGTTAAGTACAATCGCACTTTACAACGCCTTTACAAGCTGAAAGACACCATTGATCCAATCATCCTAGAAGATATTGATGATTGTAATGAGTGGCTGGTTGGAAGAATGGATGAGGAGTCTACTGTTGAGTATGATCTAgtgtttgaagatgatgattcaaCATGGGATGTGGTAAGCAAAGCATCTGGAGCTAATGAGCCTAACTATCTTACTAGAGCTAAAAAACCATCATCACAATCGGCAAGTAAAGCTAAGAAAGGGAAGAATACAGCCTCAAGCTCCAATCCTCCTCCAAGATCATCTCAAAGGTCATCTACAACTCCACTGACTttgattgatgaagatgatgagaatgaaATTGAAGAAGACTTCACAGGAGGAGATGGGGACACTCAAGTGGCTGTCGAAGATGTTAAGTATGATGATGAGGAGAATCATAGGGTGGAGTTTTAg
- the LOC104766494 gene encoding protein-tyrosine-phosphatase IBR5 yields MRKRERENPCSICGHYHKYEEGEVCGICGHCMPVSSDTAAPPQQVVHVSAFPSEILPEFLYLGSYDNASRSELLKTQGISRVLNTVPMCQNLYRNSFTYHGLDNEKVLQFDDAIKFLDQCEKDKARVLVHCMSGKSRSPAVVIGYLMKRKGWRLAESHQWVKQRRPTTDISPEFYQQLQEFEQAIFGSGMMSAMNINDAPTFGFGFPKIDNQAQAPVFNGGTTSSIFSSPASSIPPQEFTFGATPPKPTTGGDITMDGS; encoded by the exons atgaggaagagagagagagagaaccctTGTTCGATTTGTGGGCATTACCATAAGTACGAGGAAGGTGAAGTTTGTGGGATATGTGGTCACTGTATGCCTGTTTCTTCCGACACGGCGGCTCCTCCTCAACAAGTCGTCCACGTCAGTGCTTTTCCCTCGGAGATCCTCCCTGAGTTTCTTTACCTCGGGAGTTACGACAACGCTTCTCGCTCCGAGCTTCTCAAGACTCAGGGGATCTCTCGTGTTCTTAAT ACGGTTCCTATGTGCCAGAATCTATACAGGAACTCATTCACTTATCATGGTCTTGATAATGAAAAAGTTTTACAGTTTGATGATGCTATCAAGTTTTTAG ATCAATGTGAGAAGGACAAGGCACGTGTTCTTGTTCACTGTATGTCTGGTAAAAGTAG ATCACCAGCGGTTGTTATAGGGTACTTGATGAAACGTAAAGGGTGGAGACTTGCTGAGAGTCATCAGTGGGTTAAACAAAGGAGACCTACCACTGACATTAGTCCAG AGTTCTACCAACAACTGCAGGAGTTTGAGCAGGCGATATTTGGATCTGGGATGATGTCGGCAATGAATATCAATGATGCGCCAAcgtttgggtttggtttcccTAAAATTGATAACCAAGCACAAGCCCCTGTGTTCAACGGTGGTACTACTTCTTCTATATTTTCATCTCCTGCTTCAAGTATCCCTCCTCAAGAGTTCACTTTTGGAGCAACTCCACCAAAGCCAACAACAGGTGGTGATATTACCATGGATGGCTCTTAG